Proteins from a genomic interval of Micromonospora sp. NBC_00389:
- a CDS encoding ABC transporter ATP-binding protein/permease — protein MTTEQTTSPPRTGVGITATGLGHRVRGGRRILDDISLAIQPGEVVAIIGASGAGKTTLLETLAGIRRPDAGTVAYDGAAGVGAIGFVPQDDIIHRELPLGRTLRYAARLRLPPDTGPAEVTRRVAEVLAELRLTERAAVPVGRLSGGERKRASIAVELLTRPGVFFLDEPTSGLDPAIAVDLLRVLRTLADAGTTVVLTTHQITDVDRCDRVVVLTRQGRLAFAGTPAVAREFFGLRSLAEVHLRLDEETDPTAWPDRFAACHDGDPAARTVEPGVDSSGRRQVGRLRQWAVLSARNAEIVARNRLTLAILLGSPLMVLGMFALLFRPGAFDPAQPSPNVTVMILFWIAFGGFFFGLTYGLLQICTELPILRRERLAGVRLVPYLLAKVAVLLPLLALVDLALLGVLRGIDRLPPVGGANFAALYATLLLSSAAALTLGLLCSAAVSDAAQATLMLPMLCFPQVLFVGAILPVPVMAVGGQWLSYAMSNRWAFEGLGHTAGVERLWRDGGSPLGPPLLATYGDSFSRPVWVNWLVLGGFVVLFLGATWAVLARREARRAA, from the coding sequence ATGACGACCGAGCAGACCACGTCTCCCCCGCGCACCGGCGTCGGTATCACGGCCACTGGTCTGGGCCACCGTGTCCGGGGCGGTCGCCGGATCCTGGACGACATCTCGCTGGCCATCCAGCCGGGCGAGGTCGTCGCGATCATCGGCGCCAGCGGCGCCGGCAAGACCACCCTGCTGGAGACGCTCGCCGGGATCCGGCGACCCGACGCCGGCACCGTGGCGTACGACGGCGCCGCCGGGGTCGGCGCGATCGGTTTCGTCCCGCAGGACGACATCATCCACCGCGAGCTGCCGCTGGGACGCACCCTGCGGTACGCGGCCCGGCTGCGCCTGCCGCCGGACACCGGGCCGGCCGAGGTCACCCGCCGGGTCGCCGAGGTGCTCGCCGAGTTGCGGCTCACCGAGCGGGCCGCGGTGCCGGTGGGCCGGCTCAGCGGCGGTGAGCGCAAACGCGCCAGCATCGCCGTCGAACTGCTCACCCGACCGGGCGTGTTCTTCCTGGACGAGCCCACCTCCGGGCTGGACCCGGCGATCGCCGTGGACCTGCTCCGGGTGCTGCGGACCCTCGCCGACGCGGGGACCACGGTGGTGCTCACCACCCACCAGATCACCGACGTGGACCGCTGCGACCGCGTTGTCGTACTGACCCGCCAGGGCCGGTTGGCGTTCGCCGGCACACCGGCCGTCGCCCGGGAGTTCTTCGGCCTGCGGTCCCTCGCCGAGGTGCACCTCCGGCTGGACGAGGAGACGGACCCGACGGCCTGGCCCGACCGCTTCGCCGCGTGCCACGACGGCGACCCGGCGGCCCGTACGGTCGAGCCGGGGGTCGACAGCTCGGGGCGTCGGCAGGTCGGCAGGTTGCGGCAGTGGGCCGTCCTCTCCGCGCGCAACGCGGAGATCGTTGCCCGAAACCGGCTGACCCTGGCGATCCTGCTCGGCTCGCCGCTGATGGTGCTCGGCATGTTCGCGCTGCTGTTCCGGCCCGGGGCGTTCGACCCGGCCCAACCGAGCCCGAACGTGACCGTGATGATCCTGTTCTGGATCGCGTTCGGCGGCTTCTTCTTCGGGCTGACCTACGGCCTGCTCCAGATCTGCACCGAGCTGCCGATCCTGCGCCGGGAGCGGCTGGCGGGTGTCCGGCTGGTGCCGTACCTGTTGGCGAAGGTCGCGGTGCTGCTGCCGCTACTGGCCCTGGTGGACCTGGCCCTGCTCGGGGTGCTGCGCGGTATCGACCGGCTGCCGCCGGTCGGCGGCGCCAACTTCGCCGCGCTGTACGCGACGCTGCTGCTCTCCTCGGCAGCCGCGCTCACCCTCGGCCTGCTCTGCTCCGCGGCCGTCTCCGACGCCGCCCAGGCGACGCTCATGCTGCCGATGCTCTGCTTCCCGCAGGTGTTGTTCGTCGGCGCGATCCTGCCGGTGCCGGTCATGGCGGTCGGCGGCCAGTGGCTCAGCTACGCGATGTCGAACCGGTGGGCGTTCGAGGGCTTGGGACACACCGCCGGGGTGGAGCGGCTCTGGCGCGACGGCGGCTCCCCGCTCGGCCCGCCACTGCTGGCCACGTACGGCGACAGTTTCTCCCGGCCGGTGTGGGTGAACTGGCTGGTGCTCGGCGGGTTCGTGGTGCTCTTCCTCGGCGCGACCTGGGCGGTGCTGGCGCGTCGGGAGGCCCGCCGTGCTGCCTGA
- a CDS encoding aminotransferase class V-fold PLP-dependent enzyme gives MLPEPGPRAATRTSPTALPGYADTAPIDELRATEYRHLDRHGQVYLDYAGAGVAAQAQVRAHHDRLLTGLYSNPHSENPTSEAAGSLVESARRAVLDFFRADPAEYTVVFTPNASGACRLVGEAYDFGRAAPFVLTWDNHNSVNGIREYARAAGARVRYVPLTGPELRVAESDLSTMLDAGRGGLAGRWGWPGGRGLFAYPAQSNFSGVQHPLGWVELAHRHGYDVLLDAAAFAPTNRLDLSVVQPEFVCLSWYKLFGYPTGVGALLARRDALARLRRPWFAGGTIRMVSVQGDWHRSMDDESAFEDGTLNFLSIPDVEFGLRWLDTIGVQLVHTRVGLLTGWLLDRLTTLRHRTGRPLVQVYGPATAEGRGGTVTFNFRQPDGSLVDERLVARESAEAGFSLRTGCFCNPGAGEGAFGISRGSLRRRLLARVDTIDQYLGALQLPTGGAVRVSFGLASNAADAERFLAFAESTYLDRDASTESPLPPRLRC, from the coding sequence GTGCTGCCTGAGCCGGGTCCCCGCGCCGCGACCCGCACCTCGCCGACGGCACTGCCGGGGTACGCCGACACCGCTCCGATCGACGAACTGCGCGCCACCGAGTACCGGCACCTGGACCGGCACGGCCAGGTCTACCTCGACTACGCCGGGGCGGGGGTGGCCGCACAGGCCCAGGTGAGAGCCCACCACGATCGGCTGCTAACGGGCCTGTACAGCAATCCACACTCGGAGAACCCGACCAGCGAGGCGGCCGGTTCGCTGGTCGAGTCGGCGCGGCGCGCGGTGCTCGACTTCTTCCGCGCGGACCCGGCCGAGTACACGGTCGTCTTCACCCCGAACGCCAGTGGCGCCTGCCGGCTGGTCGGCGAGGCGTACGACTTCGGTCGGGCCGCACCGTTCGTGCTGACCTGGGACAACCACAACTCGGTCAACGGCATCCGCGAGTACGCCCGAGCGGCCGGCGCGCGGGTGCGCTACGTACCGCTCACCGGGCCGGAGCTGCGGGTCGCCGAGTCGGACCTGTCCACGATGCTCGACGCCGGCCGCGGCGGGCTGGCTGGGCGGTGGGGCTGGCCCGGCGGTCGAGGGCTGTTCGCGTATCCGGCGCAGAGCAACTTCTCCGGCGTGCAGCACCCGCTGGGCTGGGTGGAACTGGCCCACCGGCACGGGTACGACGTGCTGCTCGACGCCGCCGCGTTCGCACCCACGAACCGGTTGGACCTCAGCGTCGTCCAGCCCGAGTTCGTCTGCCTGAGCTGGTACAAGCTCTTCGGCTATCCCACTGGGGTCGGCGCGCTGCTGGCCCGCCGCGACGCGCTGGCCCGGCTGCGCCGGCCGTGGTTCGCCGGCGGCACGATCCGCATGGTCAGCGTCCAGGGTGACTGGCACCGGTCGATGGACGACGAGTCGGCCTTCGAGGACGGCACGCTTAACTTCCTGAGCATCCCGGACGTGGAGTTCGGCCTGCGCTGGCTCGACACCATCGGCGTGCAACTCGTGCACACCCGGGTCGGCCTGCTCACCGGCTGGCTGCTGGACCGGCTGACCACGCTGCGGCACCGCACCGGCCGGCCCCTGGTCCAGGTGTACGGGCCGGCGACGGCTGAGGGCCGGGGCGGCACGGTGACGTTCAACTTCCGCCAGCCGGACGGCTCCCTGGTCGACGAGCGGCTCGTCGCGCGGGAATCGGCTGAGGCGGGCTTCTCCCTGCGTACCGGCTGCTTCTGCAACCCGGGTGCGGGTGAGGGCGCGTTCGGGATCAGCCGGGGCTCGCTGCGCCGGCGGCTGCTCGCGCGGGTCGACACGATCGACCAGTACCTCGGTGCGCTGCAGCTGCCGACCGGCGGCGCGGTGCGCGTCTCGTTCGGCCTGGCGTCCAACGCGGCCGACGCGGAGCGCTTCCTCGCGTTCGCCGAGTCGACCTACCTGGACCGCGACGCCAGCACCGAGTCACCGTTGCCGCCCCGGCTGCGCTGCTGA
- a CDS encoding TetR/AcrR family transcriptional regulator yields MGRTSDARNKILDSAATLIEQRGYSALGVAEICAAAGVPKGSFYYFFESKQALARTVIDEHWATQRRQWEQLLGSGRDPLRRLRDLFEATEEIQRAGQQKAGVVAGCLFGNLALELSNQAEEIRRRLQEIFEEQINLIEQVVVEAKERGLAGSSVDTREAARSIVAQIEGRVLLAKLLNDPAQLETLWRNCLDLLQVPPEARTTTD; encoded by the coding sequence CCTCGATTCGGCCGCCACGCTGATCGAGCAGCGTGGCTACTCGGCGCTGGGCGTGGCCGAGATCTGCGCGGCGGCGGGCGTCCCGAAGGGCAGCTTCTACTACTTCTTCGAGTCCAAGCAGGCGCTCGCCCGCACTGTCATCGACGAGCACTGGGCGACCCAGCGCCGCCAGTGGGAGCAGTTGCTCGGCAGCGGGCGCGACCCCCTGCGGCGGCTACGGGACCTGTTCGAGGCCACCGAGGAGATCCAGCGCGCCGGCCAGCAGAAGGCCGGGGTGGTCGCCGGCTGTCTGTTCGGCAACCTCGCCCTCGAACTCAGCAACCAGGCCGAGGAGATCCGCCGTCGGCTTCAGGAGATCTTCGAGGAACAGATCAACCTGATCGAGCAGGTGGTCGTCGAGGCGAAGGAACGTGGCCTGGCCGGCTCGTCGGTCGACACCCGCGAGGCCGCCCGGTCCATCGTCGCCCAGATCGAGGGTCGGGTCCTGCTCGCAAAGCTGCTCAACGACCCGGCCCAGTTGGAGACGCTGTGGCGCAACTGCCTGGACCTCCTCCAGGTACCACCGGAAGCGCGCACCACCACGGACTGA